The following coding sequences lie in one Pseudomonas svalbardensis genomic window:
- a CDS encoding L-iditol 2-dehydrogenase — protein MKRLEGKSALVTGSARGIGRSFAQAYVNEGATVAIADINLERARATAAELGPNAYAVEMDVTDQASIDDAIAAVISQTGKLDILINNAALFDLAPIVDITRDSFERLFSINVAGTLFTLQAAARQMIRQGHGGKIINMASQAGRRGEALVGVYCATKAAVISLTQSAGLDLIKHGINVNAIAPGVVDGEHWDGVDAMFAQYENRPLGEKKRLVGQEVPFGRMGTADDLTGMAIFLASSESEYVVAQTYNVDGGNWMS, from the coding sequence ATGAAACGACTAGAAGGTAAAAGCGCGCTTGTCACCGGATCCGCCCGAGGCATCGGCCGTTCTTTTGCTCAGGCCTATGTTAATGAAGGGGCAACGGTAGCCATCGCTGACATTAACCTTGAGCGCGCCCGGGCCACGGCTGCCGAACTCGGACCAAACGCTTACGCTGTCGAGATGGACGTGACCGACCAAGCGTCTATCGATGATGCGATTGCAGCTGTGATTTCACAGACAGGCAAGTTGGATATTCTGATCAACAACGCCGCATTATTCGATCTCGCGCCCATAGTCGACATCACCCGCGACAGCTTCGAGCGTTTGTTTTCGATCAATGTTGCAGGAACACTGTTCACCCTTCAGGCGGCTGCTCGTCAGATGATCAGGCAGGGACATGGCGGCAAAATCATCAACATGGCCAGCCAGGCAGGTCGCAGAGGGGAGGCACTGGTGGGTGTGTATTGCGCGACGAAAGCGGCAGTGATCAGCCTTACACAATCAGCAGGTCTGGATCTGATCAAGCATGGGATCAATGTGAACGCCATCGCGCCAGGCGTGGTAGACGGCGAGCACTGGGATGGCGTCGATGCGATGTTCGCTCAATACGAGAATCGGCCATTGGGCGAAAAGAAAAGGCTCGTGGGTCAAGAGGTGCCTTTCGGACGGATGGGGACTGCTGATGACCTGACGGGAATGGCCATATTCCTCGCGTCGTCCGAGAGTGAATACGTGGTAGCTCAGACCTACAACGTCGACGGTGGAAACTGGATGAGTTGA
- a CDS encoding ABC transporter ATP-binding protein → MANLKIKNLQKGFEGFSIIKGIDLEVNDREFVVFVGPSGCGKSTLLRLIAGLEEVSGGTIELDGRDITEVSPAKRDLAMVFQTYALYPHMTVRKNMSFALDLAGDNKQDVERKVTEVARILELERLLERKPKQLSGGQRQRVAIGRAIVRNPKIFLFDEPLSNLDAALRVQMRLELSRLHKELQATMIYVTHDQVEAMTLATKVVVLNGGRIEQIGSPLELYHQPANLFVAGFLGTPKMGFLKATVVANSHQGVEVELTSGRRLLIPRDGSTLGKGNEVTVGIRPEHLSLDDQGQLPITTDVTERLGSDTFCHVVAKSGEALTVRVNGDCDVAYGEQRWVALDVSHCHLFDEHGKAVAPLVRRAA, encoded by the coding sequence ATGGCCAACCTGAAAATCAAGAATCTGCAAAAAGGCTTCGAAGGCTTTTCCATCATCAAAGGCATCGACCTGGAAGTGAACGACCGTGAGTTCGTGGTGTTCGTCGGCCCGTCGGGCTGCGGCAAATCCACGTTGCTGCGCCTGATTGCCGGCCTGGAAGAAGTCAGCGGCGGCACCATCGAACTGGATGGCCGCGACATCACCGAAGTCAGCCCGGCCAAGCGCGACCTGGCGATGGTGTTCCAGACCTACGCCTTGTACCCGCACATGACGGTGCGCAAGAACATGTCCTTCGCGCTGGATCTGGCGGGTGATAACAAGCAGGACGTCGAGCGCAAGGTGACTGAGGTTGCACGGATCCTGGAGCTGGAACGCCTGCTGGAGCGCAAGCCGAAGCAACTGTCCGGTGGTCAGCGTCAGCGCGTGGCCATCGGCCGGGCCATCGTGCGCAATCCGAAAATCTTTCTGTTCGACGAGCCGCTGTCCAACCTCGACGCCGCCCTGCGGGTGCAGATGCGCCTGGAGCTATCCCGGCTGCATAAAGAACTGCAGGCCACGATGATCTACGTGACTCATGATCAGGTCGAAGCCATGACGCTCGCCACCAAGGTGGTGGTGCTCAACGGCGGTCGTATCGAGCAGATTGGCTCGCCGCTCGAGCTTTATCACCAACCGGCCAATCTGTTCGTAGCAGGTTTTTTGGGCACCCCGAAAATGGGCTTTCTCAAGGCCACCGTGGTTGCCAACAGTCATCAGGGCGTAGAGGTCGAACTGACCTCCGGTCGACGTCTGCTGATCCCTCGTGATGGAAGCACATTGGGCAAGGGCAACGAGGTCACCGTGGGAATACGTCCCGAACACCTCAGCCTGGATGATCAAGGGCAACTGCCCATCACCACGGACGTCACCGAACGCCTGGGCAGTGACACCTTCTGCCACGTCGTCGCCAAGTCCGGTGAAGCACTCACCGTACGAGTCAATGGCGACTGCGACGTCGCTTATGGAGAGCAGCGGTGGGTCGCGCTGGACGTTTCGCATTGCCATTTGTTCGATGAACACGGCAAGGCTGTCGCCCCGTTGGTGCGTCGCGCCGCCTGA
- a CDS encoding carbohydrate ABC transporter permease: MTLQQSRRLQSLLLGTLAWAIAILIFFPIFWMVLTSFKTEIDAFATPPQFIFTPTLENYLHINERSDYFSFAWNSVVISFSATALCLLIAVPAAYSMAFYETQRTKGTLLWMLSTKMLPPVGVLMPIYLLAKSFGLLDTRIALIVIYTLINLPIVVWMIYTYFKDIPKDILEAARLDGATLWQEMVRVLLPIAKGGLASTVLLSLILCWNEAFWSLNLTSSKAAPLTALIASYSSPEGLFWAKLSAVSTLACAPILIFGWISQKQLVRGLSFGAVK, encoded by the coding sequence ATGACCCTTCAACAATCCCGCCGTCTGCAAAGCCTGCTGCTCGGCACCCTGGCCTGGGCCATCGCGATCCTGATCTTCTTCCCGATCTTCTGGATGGTGCTGACCAGTTTCAAAACCGAAATCGATGCCTTCGCCACGCCGCCGCAGTTCATCTTCACCCCGACGCTGGAGAATTACCTGCACATCAACGAGCGCAGCGATTACTTCAGCTTCGCCTGGAACTCGGTGGTGATTTCCTTCAGCGCTACAGCGCTGTGCCTGCTGATCGCGGTGCCGGCGGCGTACTCGATGGCGTTCTACGAAACCCAACGCACCAAAGGCACGCTGCTGTGGATGCTCTCCACCAAGATGCTGCCACCGGTGGGCGTGCTGATGCCGATCTACCTGCTGGCCAAGAGTTTCGGCCTGCTGGACACGCGCATCGCGCTGATCGTCATCTACACGCTGATCAACCTGCCGATCGTGGTCTGGATGATTTACACCTACTTCAAAGACATCCCCAAGGACATCCTCGAAGCCGCGCGCCTCGACGGTGCCACGCTGTGGCAGGAAATGGTCCGGGTGCTGCTGCCAATCGCCAAGGGCGGCCTGGCGTCCACGGTGCTGTTGTCGCTGATCCTGTGCTGGAACGAGGCTTTCTGGTCCTTGAACCTGACCTCGTCGAAAGCCGCACCGCTGACCGCGTTGATCGCTTCGTACTCAAGTCCCGAAGGTCTGTTCTGGGCCAAGTTGTCGGCGGTGTCGACGCTGGCCTGCGCGCCGATCCTGATCTTCGGCTGGATCAGCCAGAAACAATTGGTCCGCGGCCTGTCGTTCGGCGCCGTGAAATAG
- a CDS encoding carbohydrate ABC transporter permease — MNISTAKAHMDIPQPVRKSRLANPGWFLVSPSVALLLLWMIVPLGMTVYFSLIRYNLLYPGENEFVGLENFSYFLSDSGFLPGATNTLLLVGSVLLISVVFGVLISALLEASEFLGRGIVRVMLISPFFIMPTVGALIWKNLIFHPVSGILAYVWKLFGAQPVDWLAHYPLLSIIIIVSWQWLPFAILILMTAMQSLDQEQKEAARLDGAGPIAIFWHLTLPHLARPIAVVVMIETIFLLSVFAEIFTTTNGGPGYASTNLAYLIYNQALVQFDVGMASAGGLIAVVIANIAAIVLVRMIGKNLTDKA; from the coding sequence ATGAATATTTCAACTGCCAAAGCTCACATGGACATTCCCCAACCGGTGCGTAAAAGCCGGTTGGCCAACCCCGGCTGGTTCCTGGTCAGCCCCTCGGTGGCGTTGTTGCTGCTGTGGATGATCGTGCCGCTGGGCATGACCGTTTACTTCTCGCTGATCCGCTACAACCTGCTCTACCCCGGCGAGAACGAGTTCGTCGGGCTTGAGAACTTCAGCTACTTCCTCAGCGATTCGGGTTTTCTGCCCGGCGCCACCAACACCTTGTTGCTGGTCGGCAGCGTGCTGTTGATCAGCGTGGTGTTCGGCGTGTTGATCAGTGCACTGCTGGAGGCCAGTGAGTTTCTCGGTCGCGGCATCGTCCGGGTGATGCTGATCTCGCCGTTTTTCATCATGCCCACCGTCGGTGCGCTGATCTGGAAGAACCTGATATTCCATCCGGTGTCCGGGATTCTCGCCTACGTCTGGAAGCTGTTCGGCGCGCAGCCGGTGGACTGGCTGGCGCACTACCCGCTGCTGTCGATCATCATCATTGTGTCCTGGCAATGGCTGCCGTTTGCGATCCTGATCTTGATGACCGCCATGCAGTCCCTCGACCAGGAACAGAAGGAAGCTGCGCGCCTCGACGGTGCCGGGCCGATCGCGATTTTCTGGCACCTGACCTTGCCGCACCTGGCACGGCCGATTGCGGTGGTGGTGATGATCGAAACCATCTTCCTGCTCTCGGTGTTCGCCGAAATCTTCACCACCACCAACGGCGGCCCCGGCTACGCCTCGACCAACCTCGCCTACCTGATCTACAACCAGGCGCTGGTGCAGTTCGACGTCGGCATGGCGTCCGCCGGTGGTTTGATCGCGGTGGTGATCGCCAACATCGCGGCCATCGTGCTGGTGCGCATGATCGGCAAAAACCTGACAGACAAAGCCTGA
- a CDS encoding ABC transporter substrate-binding protein, whose protein sequence is MKIPKALFLSAGLSFALVSQAAETVTIATVNNGDMIRMQRLSKVFEQQHPDVKLNWVVLEENVLRQRLTTDIATQGGQFDVLTIGTYETPLWGAKSWLEPITGLPPEYDLEDIFPSVRQGLSVNNTLYALPFYGESTITYYRTDLFKQAGLSMPEHPTWTQLGEFASRLHQPDKGQYGMCLRGKAGWGENIALMSTMANAFGARWFDEKWQPELSSPEWTAAAHFYVDTLKKFGPPGVSSNGFNETLALFNSGKCAIWVDASVAGSFTTDKEQSKVVDSVGFAPAPTEVTDKGSSWLYAWSLAIPATSKHKDTAKAFITWATSKEYIQLVAEKDGITNVPPGTRQSTYNEAYLKAAPFAQVTLQMMQHADPAHPSIKAVPYVGIQYVTIPEFQAIGTSVGKLFSAALTGQMSVDQALAAAQASTEREMKRAGYPK, encoded by the coding sequence ATGAAAATCCCGAAAGCGCTTTTCCTTTCCGCTGGCCTATCCTTCGCCCTTGTCAGTCAAGCCGCTGAAACAGTGACCATTGCCACCGTCAACAATGGCGACATGATCCGGATGCAGCGGCTCTCCAAAGTGTTTGAACAGCAGCATCCTGATGTGAAGCTCAATTGGGTGGTGCTGGAAGAAAACGTCCTGCGTCAGCGCCTGACCACCGATATCGCCACTCAGGGCGGACAGTTCGATGTGCTGACGATTGGTACCTATGAAACGCCGCTTTGGGGGGCCAAGAGTTGGCTCGAGCCCATCACGGGGCTGCCACCCGAGTACGACCTGGAAGACATCTTCCCTTCGGTACGCCAAGGCCTGTCAGTCAACAACACGCTCTACGCCTTGCCTTTCTATGGCGAAAGCACGATCACCTATTACCGCACCGATCTGTTCAAGCAAGCAGGCCTGAGCATGCCGGAGCACCCGACCTGGACGCAGCTCGGCGAATTTGCCTCCAGGCTCCACCAGCCTGACAAAGGGCAGTACGGCATGTGCCTGCGCGGTAAGGCCGGTTGGGGCGAGAACATCGCGCTGATGAGCACCATGGCCAACGCCTTTGGTGCCCGTTGGTTCGATGAAAAGTGGCAGCCGGAACTGTCCAGCCCTGAGTGGACAGCAGCGGCGCACTTCTACGTTGATACGCTCAAGAAGTTTGGGCCGCCGGGCGTGTCGAGCAATGGTTTCAACGAAACCCTCGCGCTGTTCAACAGCGGTAAATGCGCGATCTGGGTGGATGCCAGCGTCGCGGGCTCGTTCACCACCGATAAAGAGCAGAGTAAGGTTGTCGACAGTGTGGGCTTTGCGCCTGCACCGACTGAGGTGACCGACAAAGGTTCGTCATGGCTGTATGCGTGGTCGCTGGCGATACCGGCAACCTCCAAACACAAAGACACCGCAAAGGCCTTTATCACGTGGGCAACGTCGAAAGAATACATCCAGCTTGTCGCTGAAAAGGACGGCATCACCAACGTACCGCCAGGCACGCGGCAGTCCACCTACAACGAGGCCTATTTGAAGGCTGCACCTTTCGCGCAAGTGACCTTGCAGATGATGCAGCACGCAGATCCCGCGCACCCATCGATCAAGGCTGTTCCTTACGTTGGCATCCAGTACGTCACCATTCCCGAATTCCAGGCGATCGGCACGTCTGTAGGGAAACTTTTTTCGGCGGCGCTCACCGGGCAGATGTCGGTTGATCAAGCCCTCGCCGCCGCACAGGCCTCCACCGAACGTGAAATGAAGCGCGCCGGTTACCCCAAGTAA